In one Dama dama isolate Ldn47 chromosome 5, ASM3311817v1, whole genome shotgun sequence genomic region, the following are encoded:
- the LOC133055928 gene encoding olfactory receptor 3A2 — MQPEARTNRTAITEFILLGLVETENLQPMVFVLFLFAYLVTVGGNLSILAAILVEPKLHTPMYFFLGNLSVLDIGCINVTVPAMLDHLLSHKRTIPYAACLSQLFFFHLLAGMDCFLLTAMAYDRFLAICRPLTYSTRMSQTVQRILVAVSWACAITNALTHMIALTTLNFCGPNEVNHFYCDLPQLFQLSCSSTQLNELLLFGMSFIMAGTTIVLIIISYIHVAAAVLQIRSAEGRKKALSTCGSHLTVVCLFYGTGMFNYMRLGSEEASDKDKGVGVFNTIINPMLNPLIYSLRNSDVQGALWRVLVGRRSLT; from the coding sequence ATGCAGCCAGAAGCTAGAACCAACAGGACAGCTATAACTGAATTCATTTTACTGGGCTTAGTGGAAACAGAAAATCTACAGCCTATGGTCTTTGTACTCTTCCTCTTTGCCTACTTGGTCACTGTCGGGGGCAACCTCAGCATCCTGGCAGCCATCTTGGTGGAACCCAAACTCCatacccccatgtacttcttcctggggAACCTATCAGTGCTGGACATTGGGTGCATCAACGTCACTGTTCCTGCCATGTTGGATCATCTCCTGTCCCACAAGCGCACAATTCCCTATGCAGCCTGCCTCTCCCAGCTCTTCTTCTTCCACCTTCTGGCTGGGATGGACTGCTTCCTGTTGACAGCCATGGCCTATGATAGATTCTTGGCCATCTGCCGACCCCTCACCTACAGCACCCGCATGAGCCAGACGGTCCAGAGGATACTGGTGGCTGTGTCCTGGGCTTGTGCCATCACCAATGCACTGACCCACATGATTGCCCTAACCACCCTTAACTTCTGTGGTCCCAACGAGGTCAATCACTTCTACTGTGACCTCCCACAGCTCTTCCAGCTCTCCTGCTCCAGCACTCAGCTCAATGAGCTGCTACTCTTTGGCATGAGTTTCATAATGGCAGGTACAACTATTGTTCTCATCATCATCTCCTACATCCACGTGGCAGCTGCAGTTCTACAAATCCGCTCAGCGGAGGGCAGGAAGAAAGCCCTCTCCACGTGTGGCTCCCACCTCACTGTGGTATGCCTCTTCTATGGGACTGGTATGTTCAACTACATGCGCCTGGGTTCAGAGGAGGCTTCAGACAAGGATAAGGGAGTTGGAGTTTTCAACACAATTATCAATCCCATGTTGAACCCACTTATCTACAGCCTTAGAAACTCTGACGTTCAGGGTGCCCTGTGGCGGGTACTTGTAGGGAGGCGGTCACTGACATGA
- the LOC133055932 gene encoding olfactory receptor 3A1-like, whose product MEPESGANGTAVTEFILLGLVETPGLRPVVFVLFLFAYLVTVGGNLSILAAISVEPKLHTPMYFFLGNLSVLDVECITVTVPSMLGRLLSHKRTVPYATCLSQLFFFHQLAGVDCFLLTATAYDRFLAICRPLTYSTRMSQTVQRILVAVSWACAFSNALTHTVAISTLNFCGPNVINHFYCDLPQLFQLSCSSTQCNKLLLFGLGVFMAGAPVILIVSSYIHVAAAVLRIPSAEGRKKAFSTCGSHLTVVGIFYGTGVFSYMRLGSVEASDKDKGIGILNTVISPMLNPLIYSLRNPDVQGALRRVLMGKRALA is encoded by the coding sequence ATGGAGCCAGAATCTGGGGCCAATGGAACAGCTGTTACTGAGTTCATCCTGCTGGGTTTGGTGGAGACGCCAGGGCTACGACCAGTTGTCTTTGTACTCTTCCTCTTTGCCTACCTTGTCACTGTTGGGGGAAACCTCAGCATCCTGGCAGCCATCTCGGTGGAGCCCAaactccacacccccatgtacttcttcctggggAACCTGTCAGTGCTGGACGTTGAGTGCATCACCGTCACCGTTCCCTCGATGTTGGGTCGTCTCTTATCCCACAAGCGCACAGTTCCCTATGCAACCTGCctctcacagcttttcttcttccATCAGCTGGCTGGTGTGGACTGCTTCTTGTTGACAGCCACGGCCTATGACCGATTCCTGGCCATCTGCCGACCCCTCACCTACAGCACCCGCATGAGCCAGACGGTCCAGAGGATACTGGTGGCTGTGTCCTGGGCTTGTGCCTTCTCAAATGCACTGACCCACACTGTAGCCATATCCACACTCAACTTCTGTGGTCCCAATGTGATCAACCACTTCTACTGTGACCTCCCGCAGCTCTTCCAGCTCTCCTGCTCCAGCACCCAGTGCAACAAGCTGCTGCTCTTTGGTCTGGGTGTCTTCATGGCAGGTGCACCTGTGATTCTCATTGTCTCCTCCTACATCCATGTGGCAGCTGCAGTCCTGCGGATCCCCTcagctgagggcaggaagaaagcCTTCTCCACATGTGGCTCCCACCTCACCGTGGTGGGCATCTTCTATGGCACAGGTGTCTTCAGCTACATGCGGCTGGGCTCCGTGGAGGCTTCGGACAAGGACAAGGGGATTGGCATCCTCAACACTGTCATCAGTCCCATGCTGAACCCACTCATCTATAGCCTCCGGAACCCTGATGTGCAGGGCGCCCTAAGGAGGGTGCTCATGGGGAAGCGAGCCCTTGCATGA
- the LOC133055930 gene encoding olfactory receptor 3A1: MGKQPGANGTAVTEFILLGLVETPGLRPVVFVLFLFAYLVTVGGNLSILAAILVEPKLHTPMYFFLGNLSVLDIGCITVTVPSMLGRLLSHKRTVPYATCLSQLFFFHLLVGVDCFLLTAMAYDRFLAICRPLTYSTRMSQTVQRILVAVSWACAFSNALTHTVAISTLNFCGPNVINHFYCDLPQLFQLSCSSTQLNELLLFGVGFIMAGTPLALVVTSYIHVAVAVLRICSAEGRKKAFSTCGSHLTVVAIFYGSGIFNYMRLGSAKLSDKDKAVGIFNTVANPMLNPIIYSLRNPDVQGALWRVIKGRWSLA; the protein is encoded by the coding sequence ATGGGGAAACAACCTGGGGCCAATGGAACAGCTGTTACTGAGTTCATCCTGCTGGGTTTGGTGGAGACGCCAGGGCTACGACCAGTTGTCTTTGTACTCTTCCTCTTTGCCTACTTGGTCACTGTCGGGGGAAACCTCAGCATCCTGGCAGCCATCTTGGTGGAGCCCAaactccacacccccatgtacttcttcctggggAACCTGTCAGTGCTGGACATTGGGTGCATCACCGTCACCGTTCCCTCGATGTTGGGTCGTCTCTTATCCCACAAGCGCACAGTTCCCTATGCAACCTGCCTCTCACAGCTCTTCTTCTTCCACCTCCTGGTTGGGGTGGACTGCTTCTTGTTGACAGCCATGGCCTATGACCGATTCCTGGCCATCTGCCGACCCCTCACCTACAGCACCCGCATGAGCCAGACGGTCCAGAGGATACTGGTGGCTGTGTCCTGGGCTTGTGCCTTCTCAAATGCACTGACCCACACTGTAGCCATATCCACACTCAACTTCTGTGGTCCCAATGTGATCAACCACTTCTACTGTGACCTCCCGCAGCTCTTCCAGCTCTCCTGCTCCAGCACCCAGCTCAACGAGCTGCTGCTCTTTGGCGTGGGTTTCATAATGGCAGGTACCCCCCTGGCTCTTGTTGTCACCTCCTACATCCATGTGGCTGTTGCGGTTCTACGAATTTGCTcagctgagggcaggaagaaagcCTTCTCCACATGTGGCTCCCATCTCACTGTGGTTGCCATATTCTATGGTTCAGGTATCTTTAACTACATGCGACTAGGTTCAGCCAAGCTTTCAGATAAGGATAAAGCTGTTGGAATTTTTAACACTGTAGCCAATCCCATGCTGAATCCAATCATCTACAGTCTCAGGAACCCTGACGTTCAGGGTGCCCTCTGGCGGGTGATCAAGGGGAGGTGGTCACTGGCGTGA